The following proteins come from a genomic window of Neofelis nebulosa isolate mNeoNeb1 chromosome 5, mNeoNeb1.pri, whole genome shotgun sequence:
- the DVL3 gene encoding segment polarity protein dishevelled homolog DVL-3 isoform X2, translating to MGETKIIYHLDGQETPYLVKLPLPAERVTLADFKGVLQRPSYKFFFKSMDDDFGVVKEEISDDNAKLPCFNGRVVSWLVSAEGSHPEPAPFCADNPSELPPPMERTGGIGDSRPPSFHPHAGGGSQENLDNDTETDSLVSAQRERPRRRDGPEHTTRLNGTAKGERRREPGGYDSSSTLMSSELETTSFFDSDEDDSTSRFSSSTEQSSASRLMRRHKRRRRKQKVSRIERSSSFSSITDSTMSLNIITVTLNMEKYNFLGISIVGQSNERGDGGIYIGSIMKGGAVAADGRIEPGDMLLQVNEINFENMSNDDAVRVLREIVHKPGPITLTVAKCWDPSPRGCFTLPRSEPIRPIDPAAWVSHTAAMTGTFPAYGMSPSLSTITSTSSSITSSIPDTERLDDFHLSIHSDMAAIVKAMASPESGLEVRDRMWLKITIPNAFIGSDVVDWLYHNVEGFTDRREARKYASNLLKAGFIRHTVNKITFSEQCYYIFGDLCGSSRSSGSNRSGSDRRKEKDPKAGDSKSGGSGSESDHTTRSSLRGPRERAPSERSGPAASEHSHRSHHSMASSLRSHHTHPSYGPPGVPPLYGPPMLMMPPPPAAMGPPGAPPGRDLASVPPELTASRQSFRMAMGNPTKNFGLFDFL from the exons ATGGGCGAGACCAAGATCATCTACCACCTGGACGGGCAGGAGACGCCGTACCTGGTGAAGCTGCCCCTGCCCGCCGAGCGCGTCACCTTGGCGGACTTTAAGGGCGTTCTGCAGCGACCCAGCTATAAGTTCTTCTTCAAGTCTATGGACGACGATTTCGG AGTGGTGAAGGAGGAAATCTCTGACGACAATGCCAAGCTGCCCTGCTTCAATGGCCGGGTGGTGTCCTGG TTGGTGTCTGCTGAGGGCTCACACCCAGAGCCTGCTCccttctgtgctgacaacccatcAGAACTGCCACCACCCATGGAACGCACAGGAGGCATTGGGGACTCCCGGCCCCCATCCTTCCA CCCTCATGCTGGTGGAGGCAGCCAGGAGAACTTGGACAATGACACAGAGACGGACTCCTTGGTGTCAGCCCAGCGTGAGCGGCCACGCAGGAGGGACGGCCCAGAACACA CAACCCGGCTAAATGGAACTGCAAAGGGGGAGCGGCGGCGAGAGCCAGGGGGTTACGATAGCTCATCCACCCTTATGAGCAGCGAGTTAGAGACCACCAGCTTCTTTGATTCGGATGAGGATGACTCCACCAGCAG GTTCAGCAGCTCCACAGAGCAGAGCAGCGCCTCACGCCTGATGAGAAGACATAAGCGGCGGCGGAGGAAGCAGAAGGTTTCGCGGATTGAGCGG TCCTCGTCCTTCAGCAGTATCACGGACTCCACCATGTCACTCAACATCATCACAGTCACTCTCAACATGG AAAAGTACAACTTTTTGGGCATCTCCATTGTGGGCCAAAGCAACGAGCGAGGTGATGGAGGCATCTACATCGGTTCTATCATGAAGGGTGGGGCTGTGGCTGCAGATGGACGCATCGAGCCAGGAGATATGCTGTTACAG GTAAACGAGATCAACTTTGAGAACATGAGTAATGACGACGCAGTCCGGGTACTGCGGGAGATTGTGCACAAACCGGG GCCCATCACCCTGACTGTAGCCAAGTGCTGGGACCCAAGTCCACGTGGTTGCTTCACACTGCCCAGGA GCGAGCCCATCCGGCCCATTGACCCTGCAGCCTGGGTCTCCCACACTGCAGCCATGACCGGCACCTTCCCTGCCTATGGCATGAGCCCCTCCCTGAGCACCATCACCTCCACCAGCTCTTCCATCACCAGCTCCATCCCTGATACAGAAC GCCTAGACGActtccacctatccatccacagTGACATGGCCGCCATCGTAAAAGCCATGGCCTCCCCTGAATCTGGGCTGGAGGTCCGTGACCGCATGTGGCTCAAGATTACCATCCCCAACGCTTTCATCG GCTCAGATGTGGTGGACTGGCTGTACCACAACGTGGAAGGCTTCACTGACCGGCGGGAGGCCCGCAAATATGCCAGCAACCTGCTGAAAGCCGGCTTCATCCGCCACACTGTCAACAAGATCACCTTCTCCGAGCAGTGCTACTACATCTTCGGTGACCTCTGTGGCA GCAGCCGGAGCAGTGGCTCCAACCGTAGCGGCAGTGACCGACGGAAGGAGAAGGACCCGAAGGCGGGGGACTCAAAGTCTGGCGGCAGCGGCAGCGAGTCGGACCACACAACCCGCAGCAGCCTGCGGGGGCCGCGGGAGCGGGCGCCCAGCGAGCGCTCAGGTCCTGCCGCCAGCGAGCATAGCCACCGCAGCCACCACTCAATGGCCAGCAGCCTGCGCAGTCACCACACGCATCCAAGCTACGGCCCCCCTGGCGTGCCCCCTCTCTACGGTCCCCCCATGCTGATGATGCCCCCTCCGCCCGCGGCCATggggcccccaggagcccctccggGTCGCGACCTGGCCTCCGTGCCCCCCGAACTGACAGCCAGCAGACAGTCCTTCCGCATGGCCATGGGAAACCCCA CCAAGAATTTCGGGCTGTTTGACTTTCTGTGA
- the DVL3 gene encoding segment polarity protein dishevelled homolog DVL-3 isoform X1, with product MGETKIIYHLDGQETPYLVKLPLPAERVTLADFKGVLQRPSYKFFFKSMDDDFGVVKEEISDDNAKLPCFNGRVVSWLVSAEGSHPEPAPFCADNPSELPPPMERTGGIGDSRPPSFHPHAGGGSQENLDNDTETDSLVSAQRERPRRRDGPEHTTRLNGTAKGERRREPGGYDSSSTLMSSELETTSFFDSDEDDSTSRFSSSTEQSSASRLMRRHKRRRRKQKVSRIERSSSFSSITDSTMSLNIITVTLNMEKYNFLGISIVGQSNERGDGGIYIGSIMKGGAVAADGRIEPGDMLLQVNEINFENMSNDDAVRVLREIVHKPGPITLTVAKCWDPSPRGCFTLPRSEPIRPIDPAAWVSHTAAMTGTFPAYGMSPSLSTITSTSSSITSSIPDTERLDDFHLSIHSDMAAIVKAMASPESGLEVRDRMWLKITIPNAFIGSDVVDWLYHNVEGFTDRREARKYASNLLKAGFIRHTVNKITFSEQCYYIFGDLCGNMANLSLHDHDGSSGASDQDTLAPLPHPGAAPWPMAFPYQYPPPPHPYNPHPGFPELGYSYGGGSASSQHSEGSRSSGSNRSGSDRRKEKDPKAGDSKSGGSGSESDHTTRSSLRGPRERAPSERSGPAASEHSHRSHHSMASSLRSHHTHPSYGPPGVPPLYGPPMLMMPPPPAAMGPPGAPPGRDLASVPPELTASRQSFRMAMGNPTKNFGLFDFL from the exons ATGGGCGAGACCAAGATCATCTACCACCTGGACGGGCAGGAGACGCCGTACCTGGTGAAGCTGCCCCTGCCCGCCGAGCGCGTCACCTTGGCGGACTTTAAGGGCGTTCTGCAGCGACCCAGCTATAAGTTCTTCTTCAAGTCTATGGACGACGATTTCGG AGTGGTGAAGGAGGAAATCTCTGACGACAATGCCAAGCTGCCCTGCTTCAATGGCCGGGTGGTGTCCTGG TTGGTGTCTGCTGAGGGCTCACACCCAGAGCCTGCTCccttctgtgctgacaacccatcAGAACTGCCACCACCCATGGAACGCACAGGAGGCATTGGGGACTCCCGGCCCCCATCCTTCCA CCCTCATGCTGGTGGAGGCAGCCAGGAGAACTTGGACAATGACACAGAGACGGACTCCTTGGTGTCAGCCCAGCGTGAGCGGCCACGCAGGAGGGACGGCCCAGAACACA CAACCCGGCTAAATGGAACTGCAAAGGGGGAGCGGCGGCGAGAGCCAGGGGGTTACGATAGCTCATCCACCCTTATGAGCAGCGAGTTAGAGACCACCAGCTTCTTTGATTCGGATGAGGATGACTCCACCAGCAG GTTCAGCAGCTCCACAGAGCAGAGCAGCGCCTCACGCCTGATGAGAAGACATAAGCGGCGGCGGAGGAAGCAGAAGGTTTCGCGGATTGAGCGG TCCTCGTCCTTCAGCAGTATCACGGACTCCACCATGTCACTCAACATCATCACAGTCACTCTCAACATGG AAAAGTACAACTTTTTGGGCATCTCCATTGTGGGCCAAAGCAACGAGCGAGGTGATGGAGGCATCTACATCGGTTCTATCATGAAGGGTGGGGCTGTGGCTGCAGATGGACGCATCGAGCCAGGAGATATGCTGTTACAG GTAAACGAGATCAACTTTGAGAACATGAGTAATGACGACGCAGTCCGGGTACTGCGGGAGATTGTGCACAAACCGGG GCCCATCACCCTGACTGTAGCCAAGTGCTGGGACCCAAGTCCACGTGGTTGCTTCACACTGCCCAGGA GCGAGCCCATCCGGCCCATTGACCCTGCAGCCTGGGTCTCCCACACTGCAGCCATGACCGGCACCTTCCCTGCCTATGGCATGAGCCCCTCCCTGAGCACCATCACCTCCACCAGCTCTTCCATCACCAGCTCCATCCCTGATACAGAAC GCCTAGACGActtccacctatccatccacagTGACATGGCCGCCATCGTAAAAGCCATGGCCTCCCCTGAATCTGGGCTGGAGGTCCGTGACCGCATGTGGCTCAAGATTACCATCCCCAACGCTTTCATCG GCTCAGATGTGGTGGACTGGCTGTACCACAACGTGGAAGGCTTCACTGACCGGCGGGAGGCCCGCAAATATGCCAGCAACCTGCTGAAAGCCGGCTTCATCCGCCACACTGTCAACAAGATCACCTTCTCCGAGCAGTGCTACTACATCTTCGGTGACCTCTGTGGCA acATGGCCAACCTGTCCCTCCATGATCACGATGGCTCCAGCGGTGCCTCTGACCAGGACACGCTAGCCCCTTTGCCACACCCAGGGGCAGCCCCTTGGCCCATGGCTTTCCCTTACCAGTACCCGCCGCCCCCGCACCCCTACAACCCTCACCCAGGCTTCCCAGAGCTGGGGTACAGCTATGGTGGGGGCAGCGCCAGCAGTCAGCACAGTGAAG GCAGCCGGAGCAGTGGCTCCAACCGTAGCGGCAGTGACCGACGGAAGGAGAAGGACCCGAAGGCGGGGGACTCAAAGTCTGGCGGCAGCGGCAGCGAGTCGGACCACACAACCCGCAGCAGCCTGCGGGGGCCGCGGGAGCGGGCGCCCAGCGAGCGCTCAGGTCCTGCCGCCAGCGAGCATAGCCACCGCAGCCACCACTCAATGGCCAGCAGCCTGCGCAGTCACCACACGCATCCAAGCTACGGCCCCCCTGGCGTGCCCCCTCTCTACGGTCCCCCCATGCTGATGATGCCCCCTCCGCCCGCGGCCATggggcccccaggagcccctccggGTCGCGACCTGGCCTCCGTGCCCCCCGAACTGACAGCCAGCAGACAGTCCTTCCGCATGGCCATGGGAAACCCCA CCAAGAATTTCGGGCTGTTTGACTTTCTGTGA
- the EIF2B5 gene encoding translation initiation factor eIF-2B subunit epsilon: MAATVVASPGAVASRANKRSGPGPGSGSGAGAKGSEEEPPPPLQAVLVADSFNRRFFPISKDQPRVLLPLANVALIDYTLEFLTATGVQETFVFCCWKAAQIKEHLLKSKWCRPTSLNVVRIITSELYRSLGDVLRDVDAKALVRSDFLLVYGDVISNINITKALEEHRLRRKLEKNVSVMTMIFKESSPSHPTRCHEDNVVVAVDSATNRVLHFQKTQGLRRFSFPLSLFQGSGDGVEIRYDLLDCHISICSPQVAQLFTDNFDYQTRDDFVRGLLVNEEILGNQIHMHVTTREYGARVSNLHMYAAVCADVIRRWVYPLTPEANFTDSTTQNCTHSRHNIYRGPEVSLGHGSVLEENVLLGSGTVIGSNCSITNSVIGPGCRIGDNVVLDQAYLWQGVRVAAGAQIHQSLLCDNAEVKEQVTLKPRCVLTSQVVVGPDITLPEGSVISLHPPDAEEDEDDGQFSDDSGANQEKEKVKLKGYNPAEVGVAGQGYLWKAADMNVEEEEELRQNLWGLTINVEEESETESEQSMDAEELDSRTGSPQMDDFKVFQNEVLGTLQRGKEENISCDNLVLEINSLKYAYNISLKEVMQVLSHVVLEFPFQQMDSLLDPNRYCALLLPLLKAWSPVFRNYIKRAADHLEALAAIEDFFLEHEALSTSLAKVLMAFYQLEILAEETILSWFSQRDMTDKGQQLRKNQQLQRFIQWLKEAEEESSEDD; encoded by the exons ATGGCGGCGACTGTGGTGGCGTCGCCTGGTGCGGTGGCTAGTCGCGCCAACAAGCGCAGCGGCCCTGGGCCGGGAAGCGGCAGCGGCGCGGGAGCCAAAGGGTCGGAGGAGGAACCGCCGCCGCCCCTACAAGCAGTTCTGGTGGCAGATAGCTTCAATCGCCGCTTCTTCCCCATCTCCAAGGACCAGCCTCGG GTCCTCTTGCCCCTGGCCAATGTGGCACTAATTGACTACACTCTGGAATTTCTGACCGCCACAGGTGTACAGGaaacctttgttttttgttgctggAAGGCTGCTCAAATCAAGGAACATTTACT GAAATCCAAGTGGTGCCGCCCTACATCCCTCAACGTGGTTCGAATAATTACATCAGAATTATATCGATCACTGGGGGATGTTCTCCGTGATGTTGATGCCAAGGCCTTGGTGCGCTCTGACTTCCTTCTGGTGTATGGGGATGTCATCTCAAACATCAATATTACCAAAGCCCTGGAAGAACACAG ATTGAGGCGgaagctagaaaaaaatgtatctgtgaTGACAATGATCTTCAAAGAGTCATCCCCTAGCCACCCAACTCGTTGCCATGAGGACAATGTGGTAGTGGCTGTGGATAGTGCCACAAACCGGGTTCTCCATTTCCAGAAGACCCAAGGTCTTCGAcggttttcttttcctctg AGTTTGTTCCAGGGCAGTGGAGATGGTGTAGAGATTCGCTATGATTTACTGGACTGTCACATCAGCATCTGCTCTCCTCAG gtgGCTCAACTCTTTACAGACAACTTTGACTACCAAACTCGAGATGACTTTGTGCGAGGCCTGTTAGTGAATGAGGAG ATCCTTGGGAACCAGATCCACATGCACGTGACAACTAGGGAATATGGTGCCCGGGTCTCCAACCTACACATGTATGCGGCTGTCTGTGCTGATGTCATCCGCCGATGGGTCTACCCACTCACGCCAGAGGCAAACTTCACTGACAGCACAACCCAGAACTGCACTCATTCCCGGCATAACATTTACCGAGGGCCTGAAGTCAGCCTAGGCCATGGCAGCGTCCTAGAGGAAAATGTGCTTCTGGGCTCTGGCACTGTCATTGGCAGCAATTGCTCTATTACCAACAGTGTCATTGGCCCTGGCTGCCGCATTG GTGATAACGTGGTGCTGGACCAGGCCTACCTGTGGCAGGGTGTCCGAGTGGCTGCTGGAGCACAGATCCATCAATCTCTGCTCTGTGACAATGCTGAAGTCAAGGAACAAGTTACACTGAAGCCACGCTGTGTCCTTACTTCCCAG GTGGTAGTGGGCCCAGACATCACGCTGCCTGAGGGCTCGGTGATCTCTTTGCACCCTCCAGATGCAGAGGAAGATGAGGACGATGGCCAGTTCAGTGACGATTCTGGGGCTAaccaagaaaaggagaaagtgaagCTGAAAG GTTACAATCCAGCAGAAGTTGGAGTTGCTGGCCAGGGCTACCTCTGGAAAGCTGCAGACATGaatgtggaagaggaagaggaactaCGGCAGAATCTATGGG GACTCACAATCAATGTGGAAGAAGAGAGTGAAACTGAGAGTGAGCAGAGTATGGATGCTGAGGAGCTAGACAGCCGAACGGGCTCCCCACAGATGGATGACTTCAAAG TATTCCAGAATGAAGTCCTGGGAACACTACAGCGGGGCAAGGAGGAGAACATTTCTTGTGACAATCTAGTCCTAGAGATCAACTCTCTCAA ATACGCCTACAACATAAGTCTAAAGGAGGTGATGCAGGTATTGAGCCACGTGGTCCTGGAGTTCCCCTTCCAACAGATGGATTCCCTGCTGGACCCAAACCGTTACTGCGCCCTACTGCTTCCC cttctcaaagcctggagtcCTGTTTTTAGGAACTACATAAAGCGTGCAGCTGATCATTTGGAAGCATTGGCAGCCATTGAGGACTTCTTCCTGGAGCATGAAGCTCTTAGTACTTCCCTGGCCAAG GTGCTGATGGCTTTCTACCAGCTAGAGATCCTGGCTGAGGAAACAATCCTGAGCTGGTTCAGCCAAAGGGATATGACTGATAAGGGGCAGCAATTGCGCAAGAACCAACAG CTGCAGAGGTTCATCCAGTGGCTaaaagaggcagaagaggaaTCATCTGAAGATGACTGA